From Bacteroides uniformis:
GCCAAAACTGACATAATAATCTTCCCCTATTACCAGCTTTACAGGTTTACGTTGAGAGAAATGAGTCGGACAAACAGAGCTATCCACTTTTATATCTATCACAAAACCAAGAGCGGATGTTACCTTAGATAGTATATCAATGCTCACATTATAAGCCCCTTTCTCTATCTTGGCTATATTAACACGATTAACGCCACAAAGATTAGCCAATTCCTCTTGGGTCATATTTCTCTTCTTGCGAAGAATGGCTAACCGGTTACCAATCCGTTCACGTTCTTTCAAAATCTTCTCTGTACATTTTCCTTCGTGAATTTTCATAAATCTGTTGCAGAATTTAAAGTGTTGCCCCCACTTCTAATAGTTATTGGTTTTTGAACAGACAAAAGTAGATATTAATTTTGAATTGTAGCACATTTACTACAACTGTTTTCTAAATGAATATAAAAGGTAGGGGGAGTAGAAGAAAAGAAAAAGCCCCTGAATTACTGGAATTCAAGGACTTACAAACTTCTTTTTACTATTTCCGTGGAGCTGGAGGGAATCGAACCCTCGTCCAAACGAGGAAATCATAAGCTTTCTACATGCTTATCTTTGCCTAAATTTTCGTGCAGCGGCAGAACCAAAGCCATCAACCGTTGCCTTATCCTCTAAATTTTCACCCGCGCCACGAGGCTGACACGAACTATCCCCGATTTGACTGCACCACTTTATCGGAATGCTTCGGAGCAACAGCTTCCGAGTGATGTCACGTCCCAGCACCTGGTGCCGGGATTAAGCTTCAATCTACTATACTTCGATTAAGCAGCGAGAGCGTAACGAGTTTCGCCAGATAAAATTTTGAGGACTGAGATTAAAGTGCAAATCAACGACGCACTGCATGCTTACTTACCATTTCTGCCCGCTGTCAAATCCAGTCAACCCCATGACTTTGTAACGGTCTGAAATTTAAAAGATTGCGTAACTCATTGCTAAGTAGGGAGGGTGAAAAAGGGATAAATGCTACTTTATTTTTCATCCTCTACCGCTTTCTTTGGC
This genomic window contains:
- a CDS encoding helix-turn-helix domain-containing protein; protein product: MKIHEGKCTEKILKERERIGNRLAILRKKRNMTQEELANLCGVNRVNIAKIEKGAYNVSIDILSKVTSALGFVIDIKVDSSVCPTHFSQRKPVKLVIGEDYYVSFGNNEAHRCKLVDIPEMYQGQRIKIETPTPRGSITHILFADEIGTTPDEAVMNQVTM